Within Diospyros lotus cultivar Yz01 chromosome 15, ASM1463336v1, whole genome shotgun sequence, the genomic segment GAggtaactttttaattttagtcaAAACTGTCGGCTTGGATACGGAATCTCAAGTCTACCCTCTGTTTTGCGTCTCTCTTGCAGTCTTATCATAGAGCCTCCCTTTAGTATACTTTTCTGTATTATAGAATCTTTGCATCTATAAgcttttgtcttttatttgttgtatttttccaTTAAAGCTTGAAAGAAATTTTGACTTTAACATGGGATTGGGAGAGGCCACAATGGTCAATGGGCACACCATATAACCATTCTTTATTGTGCTTCCAAGTATTTCAAATAGTAGTCATGACAATCAATGCATTTAagtttctatatattattagaGTTTTGGGTGAGTAAATGATTATTttgatcaattatatatatggaGCCAATTGGCAACTAAAACtgaattaacaaaaaatttatataacaaaatCCAACCAAAAACATATTTCATCCCTATTAaccaaaattattcaaaaataaccaaaatttaTTCAGACTAACAAATGTTTACAAAAATTTAgtcgaaatgtaaaaatactttgataaatgcaattaaacttaTTTCACcaaattttattacttttatttttttcaaattacgaaattacttttttaaatattttaaatatatagctattaataaaacaatattttttttatataaataaaattctaattgaAACCTCAAGATGGTCCAACTCTTGCAAGGCTCTTAACTGTATTTAACGGTCAAAGGAGAGAAAACACGTGCCAACGCGCGTGCGAGAGCAAAAGTGAAAGGAAAAGGCCGTTTCACGTGAGCGCGTGAGCGGGAAGTCCTCGCAGGTGCCACGAGGGGGCCCCATACCCACGTGACTCGAGGCCTCTTTTTCTCGCTCCTGATCACCTAGAGGCTCACGCTTGGCCACGTGCAACGTAAACGTGGACGGCATAGATGCCCTCCAACGGACGGTCGAGATTTGATGATGCTTGGGGAATAATGAGGTGAGATAATCTGAGCCTCCGGACATATGGCATCTGGAGATTCGCTGCGGCCTCACGGAGATGCAGTCTGTGAAAAGCCGACAATAGATATCTGACACGTCAGGTAATAGCTGGGCCCCACTTCTCAGCCACCCCATCAGCTCTGCCTTGCTGACACCTATCACTGTAGGCCCAAGTTGTTGGCCCCCTCACATCAAAATGGAGAGGGGACCACTCGGGGGATTATTATGGGCTTTATACagattaagtaaaataaaattagcgCAGCAATGTTAAGGCCTTGTTTGttattaactttttatttgagttttttttttttaattggaaGCGCCCCCGGGTTAAAAATACAAGATCACGAAACTAATCTATAGTcagattaataataattataataaataatcattAATGTAATAACATTTAAATTGTAACAGAGATTGTGAATGAAGGGGTGAATTTAGTTGAAGTTGtattttgaagatttctaaCATAATTGACACTGGATTGTGAAAGAGGTGTAGAAATGAGAGTAGCGTGAGTTGTATGTATAAACAGTATTAATAAAGTCcaattgttttttattaaaattaaaatacttctATTTTGTGTTGGCTTTACTTTTAGAATTCgttttaaaacaaatattttaatgtGCTGCCACACCAATATGAttaacatgtttattataattaacCATTGATCTAAATGAGCAAAGTCCGTGACTTGGAAGGTTAAAGGACAACCATACACAGCACAGCACGgcgctcgctctctctctctctctctctctctacggCTCCAGCTGAGAAGCCATGGACGCTCTGATCAGCCAAGTAGTTACAACCAAAACGCCATAAAAATCAGCAgctgggtctctctctctctctgaatctGGTGCTTGGCTCTCAGATTGTGTTCCGATAGGTAATGAGAGAAGCGATATATATCAGAGGGGATATTCTGCGGGAATTGGAGGGAAATGGGAGTTAATTCCAGATGGAGAAGCAGCGTGCCGCCGAGTGTGGCACCTGTGAGTAGTGTTAGTTCGGTCGATAGAGCGGAGCATTGGGCCAAAAATCTTGATAACTCGGTGAACGCCGTATCTTTTGGGTTCGTCGCCACCGCCGTTCTCATTTCCATGTTCCTCGTCATGGCCATCCTTGAGAGGTTCCTCCGCCCGAGATCCGCCGCGACCGGTGGCCCCAACCGCCGGGATCTTGACCCCCATATGGTGTTTGATGGCAAGCTCAATTACCCTTCTCCCAGagtatgctctctctctctctctctctcggcctcCATCAACGTGTGTGAAATTAAGCCTCTGTTTCACTGGGGGAAacaatccaattttttttttttttttttttgaatgaacaaatagaaattttgttgaaatatacaaattttcagaataaaagataaaaatttagaaaatgcaaaaaaaactaaaattatttttgtctctttttCAATACAAATAACCCAAACGAcatctttctattttgttagACTCTAATTTtctacattaaaaattaattcatgtaATTTTAGCATCTGAACTAGTTTTTcaagttaaaattaataaaaaaatttaaaactataagCCACAAATCATTTTCTACAGCTAAGCAATTGTTAAATGGTTCAAGGAGAGCATCATTTCCTTTTTAATAATACTTGAGGAAGTAGTCAtattctctctgtctctctcactctctctgcAAATTCATGGCTGCCTCTGTTTTCTAAAAACTGAATTAGTAGATTATAAGTGATTAACTGAGTTTAATTGGCAATTACTTAccttttattttgtgtgtaatgATGCCTAATCTTTGCAATTTGACTAATGGTTGTGCTAATTATGGATAGGTGCTTATTATGCTTTGAGAAAATATCTTTTACTGTTTGTTCTTAACatggaatgaaatgaaatgggGGGCAGTAAGATCATTGGTCCCAAGTCCCAACTCTACTCTCTTTGCttcatttctattttccttcttgtttttaTGATCATTTGCTAGCTGCAAGGTGCAaactgttttcttctttttaaacaAACGCCATTACACAAGCAGGTTTTTAACACTCCCCTTGTAATAAATAAAACGTCCATTTTGATGAGACTTCAATTTGGTTTGTTCGTATGTTGGATGTATCCCAGCAAATGAACTCAACTATCAGACAAGCCTTT encodes:
- the LOC127791431 gene encoding uncharacterized protein LOC127791431, with the translated sequence MGVNSRWRSSVPPSVAPVSSVSSVDRAEHWAKNLDNSVNAVSFGFVATAVLISMFLVMAILERFLRPRSAATGGPNRRDLDPHMVFDGKLNYPSPRMTTHAMSVLMPGDEVPTFIAHPAPGPCPGESVARPFHQHQTVSSLSSSSVTS